One window of Rasiella rasia genomic DNA carries:
- a CDS encoding polyprenol monophosphomannose synthase, whose product MSKALVVIPTYNEIENIERLLRNVFSLQRDFDVLVVDDNSPDGTAAAVKELMKEYPESLFIEERSGKMGLGTAYIHGFTWALEREYEYIFEMDADFSHNPNDLIRLYNACVKGGYDMSIGSRYIKGVNVVNWPMSRVLLSWLASKYVRFITRMKVYDTTAGFVCYHHTVLRKINLEKIQFVGYAFQIEMKFKAYLAKFKIVEVPVIFTDRTKGESKMSGGIISEAIFGVLKMKFKSLFGSNNFNEI is encoded by the coding sequence ATGTCTAAAGCCCTTGTAGTTATACCTACCTATAATGAAATTGAAAACATAGAGCGATTGTTGCGAAATGTGTTTTCATTACAACGGGATTTTGATGTGTTGGTGGTAGACGATAATTCGCCAGATGGCACTGCTGCTGCGGTAAAGGAATTAATGAAGGAATATCCTGAAAGCTTATTTATTGAAGAACGTAGCGGTAAAATGGGTTTAGGTACGGCCTATATTCATGGCTTTACCTGGGCATTAGAAAGAGAATATGAGTACATTTTTGAAATGGATGCCGATTTCTCTCACAACCCAAACGATTTAATACGTTTGTACAACGCTTGTGTTAAAGGGGGGTACGATATGTCTATAGGTTCGCGTTATATAAAGGGTGTAAATGTGGTTAATTGGCCCATGAGTCGTGTTTTATTGTCTTGGTTGGCATCTAAATATGTGCGCTTTATCACGCGTATGAAAGTGTACGATACCACAGCAGGTTTTGTCTGCTACCATCACACTGTGTTGCGAAAAATTAATTTAGAGAAAATTCAGTTTGTTGGATACGCTTTTCAAATTGAAATGAAATTTAAAGCATATTTAGCAAAATTTAAAATAGTAGAAGTCCCCGTAATATTTACCGACAGAACAAAAGGGGAGTCGAAAATGAGTGGCGGTATAATTTCAGAAGCTATTTTTGGTGTTCTGAAAATGAAATTTAAGAGTCTTTTTGGATCTAACAACTTTAACGAAATTTAA
- a CDS encoding DUF4271 domain-containing protein: MEYAVRTFENLNWVTLVLVGCLLCYTLAKYLYPKRFQEFTLLPVTNKYFLLLGKGDEIRHPFNILLFVPQVALVSLFMFLVLRATNQNIAQPKLLFLQICTLYAVFVLSKFVIEKLIGVIFNLEGVINKYLYQKLSYRNLLSILLFAGNLVFFYVYDPPLSVLFVFIGLVVLLNGISLFYSYKTNSHLIFNQLFYFIVYLCALEISPYIILYKVFV, from the coding sequence ATGGAGTATGCCGTACGCACTTTTGAGAATTTGAATTGGGTAACACTGGTTTTGGTTGGTTGTTTGCTGTGCTATACTTTGGCTAAATATCTATATCCCAAACGCTTTCAAGAATTCACATTACTACCTGTAACCAATAAATACTTTTTATTGCTTGGTAAGGGAGACGAAATACGGCATCCATTCAACATTTTACTCTTTGTGCCTCAGGTAGCGTTGGTGTCTTTATTCATGTTTTTAGTGTTGCGCGCAACCAATCAAAATATAGCGCAACCTAAGCTCCTTTTTTTACAAATTTGCACACTATATGCCGTTTTTGTACTATCTAAGTTTGTTATCGAGAAATTAATTGGGGTAATTTTCAACTTAGAAGGTGTTATAAATAAGTATTTGTACCAAAAACTAAGCTATAGAAACTTACTATCTATCTTACTTTTTGCAGGCAATCTCGTGTTTTTTTATGTCTACGACCCCCCACTCTCAGTACTGTTTGTATTTATAGGCCTTGTGGTACTTTTAAATGGCATTTCCCTTTTCTATAGCTACAAAACAAATAGCCATTTAATTTTTAACCAGTTATTTTATTTTATTGTGTATCTTTGCGCACTTGAAATTTCACCCTATATAATTCTATATAAAGTGTTTGTATAG
- a CDS encoding uroporphyrinogen-III synthase, protein MKVKTILVSQPEPKVENSPYFDLIEKQKVKIDFRPFIHVEGVSGKDVRTQKVDLGDFTAVILTSRNAVDHYFRIAEEMRFKVPDSMKYFCQSEAVAYYLQKYVVYRKRKIYVGKRTFTELSPLIKKYKTEKFLLPSSDKLKPEVPSVLNDLKVNWKQATFYKTVVSDLSDLKNVFYDILVFFSPSGIVSLLENFPDFEQNDTRIAVFGNTTVKAAAENGLRVDIQAPTPETPSMSMALEKYIKEANKGNK, encoded by the coding sequence ATGAAAGTGAAAACTATTTTAGTTTCCCAACCGGAGCCAAAGGTTGAAAATTCTCCTTATTTCGATTTAATCGAAAAGCAAAAAGTTAAAATAGATTTCAGACCATTTATTCACGTAGAAGGTGTGTCTGGAAAAGATGTTAGAACCCAAAAAGTAGATCTTGGTGATTTTACGGCTGTTATTCTAACAAGTAGAAATGCCGTAGATCATTACTTTAGAATTGCCGAAGAAATGCGTTTTAAAGTACCAGATTCTATGAAATATTTCTGCCAGAGTGAGGCAGTTGCTTATTACCTTCAAAAATATGTTGTGTATCGAAAGCGGAAAATTTATGTAGGTAAGCGTACCTTTACAGAGCTTTCTCCACTCATCAAAAAATATAAGACAGAGAAATTTTTATTACCGTCTTCAGACAAGCTTAAGCCAGAAGTTCCTAGCGTCTTAAACGACTTAAAGGTAAATTGGAAACAAGCTACTTTTTACAAAACGGTGGTAAGTGACCTATCAGATCTAAAAAATGTATTTTATGACATCTTAGTCTTTTTTAGTCCGAGTGGAATTGTTTCACTTCTAGAGAATTTCCCAGATTTCGAACAAAACGACACACGAATTGCTGTATTTGGAAACACAACAGTTAAGGCTGCTGCCGAAAATGGTTTACGTGTAGATATTCAAGCGCCAACTCCAGAGACACCGTCAATGAGCATGGCACTAGAGAAGTATATTAAAGAAGCAAACAAAGGAAATAAATAG
- the pckA gene encoding phosphoenolpyruvate carboxykinase (ATP), whose amino-acid sequence MVDKNQATKTISLEQYGIKNANVHYQLPATDLHNETLRKGQGTEADSGALAVNTGEFTGRSPKDRFIVEDDITRDKVWWGNINIPFPADKFDALYDKVTNYLSEKEIYARDSYACADDSYRLNIRVINEYPWSNMFAYNMFLRPTEQELNGFDPEWLIVNAPGFMADPEVDGTRQHNFAILNFTKKIALIGGTGYTGEIKKGIFSALNFILPVDKNTMPMHCSANVGDNGETAIFFGLSGTGKTTLSADPTRKLIGDDEHGWTAENTVFNFEGGCYAKVINLSQENEPDIYNAIKPGAILENVVMDANGAVDFGDTSITPNTRVSYPIYHIDNIQEPSIGRNPKNIFFLTADAFGVLPPIAKLTPGQAAYHFISGYTAKVAGTEAGIDEPVPSFSACFGAPFMPLHPTKYAEMLSKKMQEAGVNVWLVNTGWTGGPYGVGSRMKLKYTRAMITAAMDGSLEEANKDNYHIHSVFGVQQPRVCPNVPTEVLSPRSTWNNDEGYYKTAHKLASSFRNNFKQFEEFASEEIMSGGPLGGL is encoded by the coding sequence ATGGTCGACAAAAACCAAGCTACTAAAACGATTTCGTTAGAACAATACGGAATTAAGAATGCAAACGTTCACTACCAATTACCCGCAACCGATTTACATAATGAAACTTTAAGAAAGGGACAAGGCACAGAAGCTGATAGCGGTGCCCTTGCTGTTAACACTGGTGAGTTTACCGGACGTTCTCCTAAAGATAGATTTATAGTAGAGGATGACATCACTCGTGATAAGGTGTGGTGGGGAAACATCAACATTCCTTTTCCAGCAGATAAATTTGATGCTTTGTATGATAAAGTGACTAATTATCTTTCGGAAAAAGAAATTTATGCCCGCGATAGTTATGCATGTGCAGACGATAGTTATCGCTTAAACATTCGTGTAATAAACGAATACCCTTGGAGTAACATGTTTGCATACAACATGTTTCTACGTCCAACAGAACAAGAGCTTAACGGATTTGATCCAGAATGGCTTATTGTAAATGCACCAGGTTTTATGGCAGATCCTGAAGTTGATGGCACACGCCAGCACAACTTTGCTATTTTAAATTTTACAAAGAAAATTGCTCTAATTGGTGGAACTGGTTATACAGGTGAAATCAAAAAAGGAATATTTTCTGCGTTGAATTTTATTTTGCCCGTAGATAAAAATACGATGCCAATGCATTGTTCAGCCAATGTAGGTGATAATGGTGAAACCGCAATCTTCTTTGGGTTGTCTGGAACAGGAAAAACCACCTTATCTGCAGATCCAACACGTAAATTGATTGGAGATGATGAACATGGATGGACGGCAGAGAATACCGTTTTCAATTTTGAAGGTGGTTGCTATGCAAAGGTGATTAATCTATCTCAAGAAAATGAGCCAGATATCTATAATGCCATTAAGCCAGGAGCAATTCTTGAAAATGTAGTTATGGATGCCAACGGCGCTGTAGATTTTGGAGATACTTCTATTACGCCAAATACACGAGTAAGTTACCCGATTTATCATATTGACAATATTCAAGAGCCTTCTATAGGGCGTAATCCTAAGAATATTTTCTTTTTAACAGCAGATGCTTTTGGTGTGTTACCTCCAATTGCAAAACTAACACCTGGACAAGCGGCGTACCATTTTATTAGTGGGTACACTGCAAAGGTTGCAGGTACAGAAGCTGGAATTGATGAGCCTGTTCCAAGTTTTTCTGCTTGTTTTGGAGCTCCGTTTATGCCGTTGCACCCAACAAAATATGCCGAAATGCTAAGTAAAAAAATGCAGGAAGCAGGGGTGAATGTTTGGTTGGTTAATACTGGTTGGACTGGAGGTCCTTACGGTGTGGGTAGCAGAATGAAGTTAAAATATACACGTGCTATGATAACCGCGGCTATGGATGGGTCGTTAGAAGAAGCAAATAAAGATAACTACCATATTCATTCAGTATTTGGCGTACAACAGCCAAGAGTTTGTCCAAATGTTCCTACAGAAGTTTTAAGTCCTAGGTCTACATGGAATAATGATGAAGGTTATTACAAGACAGCGCATAAATTAGCGAGCTCATTTAGAAATAACTTTAAACAGTTTGAAGAATTTGCAAGTGAAGAAATAATGTCTGGAGGTCCGTTAGGAGGCTTGTAG
- a CDS encoding DUF423 domain-containing protein: MDKLSKNIVVTSAVLAAVTIAIGAFGAHGLKQLVTADALATFETGVRYQMCHVLALLLVGFAEKVPPTTKKWVFRFFCFGILLFSGSIYMLALKEQLPFSVSFLGPVTPVGGFLFILGWVRLAYGLLTFNRG; this comes from the coding sequence ATGGATAAATTAAGTAAAAATATTGTGGTAACATCGGCTGTTTTGGCAGCTGTAACAATTGCTATTGGTGCCTTTGGGGCTCATGGTTTAAAACAGTTAGTTACAGCAGATGCCTTGGCTACTTTTGAAACAGGGGTGCGCTATCAAATGTGTCATGTTTTGGCATTGCTTTTAGTTGGTTTTGCTGAAAAGGTACCCCCGACAACGAAGAAGTGGGTGTTTCGCTTTTTTTGCTTCGGAATACTATTATTCTCGGGCTCTATCTATATGCTTGCATTAAAAGAGCAACTTCCATTCTCTGTTTCATTTTTAGGTCCAGTAACTCCGGTAGGTGGATTCCTGTTTATTCTTGGGTGGGTACGGTTAGCTTATGGGTTATTAACATTTAATAGGGGATAA
- a CDS encoding saccharopine dehydrogenase family protein, whose translation MRNILIIGAGRSATSLIKYLLDKSESEDLFLTIGDLNIQHAQKFTSGHPNGRGILLDVFNQAQRREAVENADIVISMLPARYHMEVANDCLEFGKHLVTASYISNDMQLLDPKVKAKGLIFMNEIGLDPGIDHMSAMQVIDRIRDKGGEMLLFESFTGGLVAPESDDNLWHYKFTWNPRNVVVAGQGGAAEFIQEGTYKYIPYHRLFRRTEFLDIEGHGRFEAYANRNSLKYRSVYGLEDVLTLYRGTIRRVGFSKAWNMFVHLGMTDDSYTIPDSENLSYRDFVNLFLPYSPTDSVELKLRYSLKIDQDDLMWGKLLELDIFNTEKKIGIKDATPAKALQKILEDKWTLQPEDKDMIVMYHKFGYQLNGKKHQIDSSMVIKGDDQTYTAMAKTVGLPVAIATLKILNGEITNPGVQLPIKKEVYEPILKELEDFGVVFVEKDVPYMGYNPNNVVG comes from the coding sequence ATGCGTAACATATTAATTATAGGTGCAGGACGCTCTGCTACGAGTCTGATTAAGTATTTATTAGACAAATCTGAAAGCGAAGACCTCTTTTTAACCATTGGCGATCTCAACATTCAGCATGCACAAAAGTTTACCAGCGGGCATCCAAATGGCAGGGGCATCCTGCTAGATGTTTTCAATCAGGCACAGCGTAGAGAAGCAGTTGAAAACGCAGACATTGTTATCTCTATGCTCCCAGCAAGATATCATATGGAAGTAGCCAACGATTGTTTAGAGTTTGGCAAACACTTGGTGACCGCATCATATATAAGTAATGATATGCAATTGCTAGACCCTAAGGTTAAAGCCAAAGGACTCATATTTATGAATGAAATCGGCCTTGATCCTGGTATCGATCATATGAGCGCTATGCAGGTGATAGATCGTATTCGTGATAAAGGGGGAGAAATGTTACTTTTTGAAAGCTTTACAGGTGGTTTGGTTGCTCCAGAAAGTGACGACAATCTTTGGCACTATAAATTCACCTGGAACCCAAGAAATGTAGTGGTTGCCGGACAAGGTGGCGCTGCAGAGTTTATTCAAGAAGGCACTTATAAGTATATACCATATCACCGTCTTTTTAGACGTACAGAATTTTTAGACATTGAAGGTCATGGACGGTTTGAAGCCTATGCCAACAGAAATTCTTTAAAGTACCGTAGTGTATATGGCTTAGAAGACGTACTTACCCTGTATCGCGGAACTATCCGTCGTGTAGGATTTAGCAAAGCTTGGAATATGTTTGTGCATTTAGGCATGACAGATGATAGTTATACAATTCCAGATTCTGAAAATTTAAGCTATAGAGATTTTGTAAATTTATTTCTACCCTATTCTCCAACAGATTCAGTAGAGCTAAAACTTCGTTACAGTCTTAAGATAGATCAAGATGATTTAATGTGGGGGAAACTTTTGGAGTTAGATATTTTCAATACTGAAAAGAAGATTGGAATTAAAGATGCGACACCTGCAAAAGCACTTCAGAAAATTCTAGAAGATAAATGGACCCTGCAGCCGGAAGACAAAGACATGATTGTAATGTATCACAAATTTGGTTATCAACTCAACGGCAAAAAGCACCAAATAGACAGCAGCATGGTTATAAAAGGTGATGACCAAACCTATACAGCTATGGCAAAAACAGTGGGGCTGCCCGTTGCAATTGCCACCCTCAAAATTTTAAATGGTGAGATTACTAATCCTGGGGTACAATTACCCATAAAAAAAGAAGTCTACGAACCCATTTTAAAAGAGCTCGAAGACTTCGGTGTAGTGTTTGTTGAAAAAGACGTACCCTACATGGGATACAACCCTAACAATGTTGTTGGCTAA
- a CDS encoding zinc metallopeptidase: MIGYYILAGAIFLVSMYVSNKLKSKFKKYSKIHLQNGMSGKEIAEKMLADNGITDVEVISVAGQLTDHYNPQKKTVNLSEAVYMQRNAAAAAVAAHEVGHAVQHATAYSWLKMRSAIVPAVGISSKLSNFVIMAGLGLSFAGMALGNWVFLIGIGLFAMTTAFSFITLPVEYDASNRALAWLKDKNMVTPDEYAGSKDALKWAARTYLVAALGSLATLLYFISLFLGRR; the protein is encoded by the coding sequence ATGATTGGATACTATATACTCGCGGGCGCCATTTTTTTGGTAAGCATGTATGTGAGCAATAAATTGAAGAGCAAGTTTAAGAAATATTCGAAGATTCACTTGCAAAATGGAATGAGCGGTAAAGAGATTGCCGAAAAGATGCTGGCAGATAATGGTATCACCGATGTTGAGGTGATATCTGTAGCAGGACAGTTAACAGACCATTACAATCCGCAAAAGAAAACTGTAAATTTAAGTGAAGCGGTGTATATGCAGCGTAACGCGGCTGCTGCAGCTGTAGCAGCTCACGAAGTTGGACATGCCGTACAACACGCCACAGCCTATAGCTGGTTAAAAATGCGTTCTGCTATTGTGCCTGCTGTTGGCATTTCTAGTAAACTCTCGAATTTTGTGATTATGGCGGGTCTAGGACTTTCTTTTGCAGGAATGGCGCTAGGAAATTGGGTGTTCTTAATAGGTATTGGGTTGTTTGCTATGACAACGGCCTTTTCGTTTATTACATTACCCGTAGAGTACGATGCGAGTAACCGTGCGCTGGCGTGGTTAAAAGACAAAAACATGGTGACTCCAGATGAATACGCAGGGTCTAAAGACGCGCTTAAATGGGCGGCTAGAACCTATTTGGTGGCTGCATTGGGCTCATTGGCCACACTGCTGTATTTTATATCACTATTTTTAGGTAGACGTTAG
- the leuS gene encoding leucine--tRNA ligase has product MSNYHFNDIEAKWQKYWAENQTFKAVNHSNKPKYYVLDMFPYPSGAGLHVGHPLGYIASDVYARFKRHQGFNVLHPMGYDSFGLPAEQYAIQTGQHPANTTQVNIEGGVDKQGHKIAGYRKQMDQIGFSFDWSREVRTSDPSYYKWTQWIFIQLFHAWYDFDAKKARPISDLITVFSSEGNAEVNAACDDGIAVFSAENWQQYTAEQQQQILLQYRLTYLAETEVNWCPALGTVLANDEVVNGVSERGGHPVIRKKMKQWSMRITAYSQRLLDGLDTIDWPQPLKDSQTNWIGRSEGATVTFNVISKEHSAEKSHTIPVFTTRPDTIFGVSFMTLAPEHELVSKITTDAQKAEVAAYVEATAKRSERERMADVKTISGAFTGAYAEHPFTKEPIPIWIGDYVLAGYGTGAVMSVPCGDQRDYDFAKHFNIPIPNIFEGVDISEEAFSDKENTKIANSDFLNGLNYKKATKTAIYKLEELGAGTGKINYRLRDAVFSRQRYWGEPFPVYYENGLPQMIAAAHLPLTLPEIDEYLPTEDGKPPLGRAEIWAWDTKHNHVVANSQIDNKTVFPLELNTMPGWAGSSCYMFRYMDPSNTEALASDEAMQYWENVDLYLGGSEHATGHLLYSRFWVKALYDLGHLKVEEPFKKLINQGMILGESAFVHRVAGENKFVTSSLASEYDTQPIHADVAMINISNELDIEAFKNWREEFKDATFITEEDGTFKVSREVEKMSKSKYNVVSPDDICKDYGADTLRLYEMFLGPLEQAKPWSMAGITGVHSFLKKLWKLYHTGDNGSFLVSETTASKDSLKTLHKTIKKVAADIENFSFNTSVSTFMIAVNELGAQKCTSKEVLEPLLIVISPYAPHIAEELWSLLGHNQSISEAAFPKFEEKHLVESAKNYPISFNGKMRFTMELPLEMSKDAIEAAVMAHEKTQFYLEGRTPKKVIIVPGKIVNIVG; this is encoded by the coding sequence ATGAGCAACTATCATTTTAACGATATTGAAGCCAAATGGCAAAAGTACTGGGCAGAAAACCAAACATTTAAGGCCGTAAATCATAGTAACAAGCCAAAATATTATGTCTTAGACATGTTTCCTTATCCGTCGGGAGCAGGACTACACGTAGGTCACCCATTAGGGTATATTGCCAGCGATGTGTACGCCAGATTTAAGCGTCATCAAGGTTTTAATGTATTGCACCCAATGGGGTACGATAGTTTTGGGTTGCCTGCAGAACAGTATGCCATACAAACCGGACAGCATCCTGCCAATACCACCCAAGTAAATATTGAAGGTGGAGTAGATAAACAAGGCCATAAAATTGCAGGGTATAGAAAACAAATGGACCAAATAGGTTTCAGTTTCGATTGGAGCCGAGAAGTGCGTACATCAGACCCTTCTTACTATAAATGGACACAATGGATTTTTATACAATTGTTTCATGCGTGGTACGATTTTGATGCAAAGAAAGCAAGGCCTATTTCAGACTTAATAACGGTTTTTTCTTCGGAAGGTAATGCTGAGGTAAATGCAGCTTGTGATGATGGTATTGCTGTTTTTTCTGCGGAAAATTGGCAACAGTACACAGCAGAACAACAACAACAAATTCTATTGCAATACCGCCTTACCTATTTAGCCGAAACAGAGGTAAACTGGTGTCCTGCACTGGGAACAGTACTTGCTAATGATGAAGTGGTAAACGGAGTGTCTGAACGTGGTGGTCATCCTGTAATTCGTAAAAAAATGAAGCAATGGAGTATGCGTATAACGGCATATTCACAAAGACTTTTAGATGGGTTAGATACAATAGACTGGCCACAACCTTTAAAAGATTCTCAAACCAATTGGATTGGTAGAAGCGAAGGCGCAACAGTTACGTTTAATGTCATCTCGAAGGAGCACAGCGCTGAGAAATCGCACACGATTCCTGTTTTTACTACACGCCCAGATACGATTTTTGGTGTAAGCTTTATGACGCTGGCGCCAGAGCATGAACTGGTTTCTAAAATTACTACAGACGCTCAAAAAGCAGAAGTAGCTGCCTATGTTGAAGCCACAGCAAAGCGAAGCGAACGTGAGCGTATGGCTGATGTAAAAACTATTAGCGGTGCTTTTACGGGAGCCTACGCCGAACATCCTTTTACTAAAGAACCTATACCTATTTGGATTGGTGATTATGTCTTGGCGGGCTACGGAACTGGAGCGGTGATGTCGGTTCCCTGCGGTGACCAACGTGATTACGATTTTGCCAAGCATTTCAATATTCCTATTCCTAATATTTTTGAAGGGGTAGATATTTCCGAAGAAGCCTTCTCAGATAAAGAAAACACGAAGATTGCTAACAGCGACTTTTTAAACGGCTTAAACTATAAGAAGGCGACCAAAACAGCTATTTATAAGTTGGAAGAACTTGGGGCAGGAACGGGAAAAATTAACTATCGCTTGCGAGATGCAGTGTTTAGTCGCCAACGTTATTGGGGAGAACCATTTCCAGTATATTACGAAAATGGTTTGCCACAAATGATAGCCGCAGCGCATTTGCCTTTAACATTGCCAGAAATAGACGAATACCTTCCAACCGAAGACGGTAAACCGCCGCTGGGTCGGGCAGAAATATGGGCGTGGGATACTAAGCATAATCATGTAGTTGCTAATAGCCAAATTGATAACAAAACAGTATTCCCTTTAGAGCTCAATACCATGCCTGGTTGGGCAGGAAGCAGCTGCTATATGTTTAGATATATGGACCCGAGCAATACAGAAGCCTTGGCAAGCGATGAGGCGATGCAATATTGGGAGAACGTAGATTTGTACTTAGGCGGTAGCGAACATGCTACGGGCCATTTGTTATATAGTCGTTTTTGGGTAAAAGCATTATACGATTTAGGGCATTTAAAAGTAGAAGAGCCGTTTAAAAAACTCATTAACCAAGGAATGATTTTAGGGGAGAGTGCTTTTGTGCATCGTGTTGCAGGTGAAAATAAGTTTGTTACTTCTTCCTTAGCCTCAGAGTACGATACGCAGCCAATACACGCAGACGTAGCTATGATTAACATCTCTAACGAACTAGATATCGAAGCCTTTAAAAATTGGCGCGAAGAGTTTAAAGATGCTACATTCATAACAGAAGAAGACGGTACATTTAAAGTCTCCCGTGAGGTCGAAAAAATGTCGAAGTCTAAATACAATGTGGTAAGCCCAGACGATATTTGTAAAGATTATGGCGCAGATACCTTGCGTTTATACGAAATGTTCTTAGGCCCGTTAGAGCAAGCTAAACCTTGGAGTATGGCAGGTATTACGGGTGTGCATAGCTTCTTAAAAAAGCTATGGAAATTGTACCATACGGGAGACAATGGTTCGTTTTTGGTTTCAGAAACAACTGCGTCTAAAGATAGTTTAAAGACATTGCACAAAACCATAAAAAAGGTAGCAGCAGACATAGAGAACTTCAGTTTTAATACTTCAGTTTCAACCTTTATGATTGCCGTGAACGAGTTGGGGGCTCAAAAATGTACTTCTAAAGAGGTTTTAGAACCGTTGCTTATAGTAATATCACCCTATGCTCCGCATATAGCAGAAGAGCTATGGAGCTTGCTAGGGCATAACCAAAGTATTTCTGAAGCCGCTTTTCCGAAGTTTGAAGAAAAACATTTAGTAGAAAGTGCAAAGAATTACCCTATTTCTTTTAATGGCAAGATGCGTTTTACCATGGAGTTGCCATTAGAAATGAGCAAGGATGCTATCGAGGCTGCCGTAATGGCACACGAGAAAACACAATTTTATCTAGAAGGAAGAACACCTAAAAAAGTGATTATTGTTCCCGGAAAGATCGTGAATATTGTAGGGTAA
- a CDS encoding cell division protein FtsX — MASSFEKYQKRRLISSYFSVVISISLVLFLLGLLGLLVLNTKKVADHFKEKIALTVYLKDSAKEVEITQLKQSLALAEYTKTATFVSKEQAAEEHAATIGENFMDFLGYNPLQNSIDVYMLADYVSPTKLEEITTEIMTKDFVDEVVYDKPLIALLNDNVKKVSLWVLVISAIFLFIAVLLINSSIRLSVYAKRFTIKTMQMVGATKRFIRRPFIWKSVRLGMIGAVLALIGMGIVLYYLNKSFPELQLLDDQILLVVLFVGVFLIGIFITWLSTFFATQRFLNLRTDELYY, encoded by the coding sequence ATGGCATCATCTTTTGAAAAATATCAAAAACGCCGGCTTATCTCTTCTTACTTTTCGGTAGTAATTAGTATTTCGCTTGTATTATTTTTATTAGGCTTGTTAGGGTTATTGGTGTTAAACACAAAGAAAGTTGCAGATCATTTCAAAGAAAAAATAGCGCTAACAGTTTATTTAAAAGATAGCGCAAAGGAAGTAGAAATCACCCAGCTAAAGCAAAGCCTGGCTTTGGCAGAATACACCAAAACAGCAACATTTGTGTCTAAAGAACAAGCAGCAGAAGAACACGCTGCTACGATTGGCGAAAACTTCATGGACTTTTTGGGATACAATCCGTTGCAAAATAGCATCGACGTTTATATGCTTGCAGATTATGTTTCCCCAACGAAGCTAGAAGAAATTACTACAGAAATCATGACTAAAGATTTTGTAGATGAAGTGGTTTACGACAAACCTCTCATTGCCTTGCTTAATGACAATGTAAAAAAAGTAAGCTTATGGGTACTGGTAATAAGCGCTATCTTTTTATTTATAGCCGTACTACTCATTAACAGTTCTATTCGACTCTCTGTATACGCTAAGCGCTTTACAATTAAAACAATGCAAATGGTGGGCGCAACCAAACGTTTTATTAGACGTCCTTTTATATGGAAGAGTGTTAGATTGGGAATGATTGGTGCCGTATTGGCTTTAATAGGCATGGGTATTGTGTTATACTATCTAAACAAAAGCTTTCCAGAATTACAGCTCTTAGACGACCAAATTTTACTTGTTGTACTCTTTGTTGGTGTATTTTTAATCGGAATTTTTATAACATGGCTGAGTACCTTTTTTGCGACACAGCGCTTTTTAAACTTAAGAACAGATGAACTCTATTATTAA
- a CDS encoding DUF3098 domain-containing protein, whose product MGEQKRKEEAAKNSTFIFEKKNYTFMLIGVAFIVLGFILMTGGGSDDPNVFNPEIYSWRRIRLAPALILIGFGIEVYAILLNPNKTK is encoded by the coding sequence TTGGGAGAACAAAAAAGAAAAGAAGAAGCTGCTAAAAACAGCACCTTTATTTTTGAAAAAAAGAACTACACCTTCATGTTAATTGGTGTTGCCTTTATTGTATTAGGGTTTATTCTAATGACCGGTGGAGGTAGTGACGATCCTAATGTTTTTAATCCAGAAATCTACAGCTGGCGGCGCATACGTTTAGCACCAGCACTTATTTTAATTGGTTTTGGAATAGAAGTGTACGCCATACTTCTAAATCCGAACAAGACCAAGTAA